Sequence from the Burkholderia stabilis genome:
AGCGCTGGCGCACCGGCCGCGTGCTGCTCGCGGGCGATGCGGCGCACACGATGATGCCGTACATGGGACAAGGCGCGTGCTCCGGCATGCGCGACGGCATCAACCTCGCGTGGAAGCTCGACCTGGTGCTGACCGGGCGCGCGTCGGACGACCTGCTCGATACCTACGAAACCGAACGCCGCCCGCACGTGAGCGCGATCACGCAGATGTCGCTGTTTCTCGGGCAGGTCGTCAACGAAGATGATCCGCGCAAGGTCGCCGAGCGCGACGCGGCATTCCGCTCCGGCAACATGCCGCCGATGCCGCCGTTCCCGAAGATCGGCCATGGCATCGTGCACGACGAAACCGACGGCACGCTGCTGCCGACGACGGGCGCGCCGGCGCCGCAAGGACGTGCACGCCGCGGCGCAGCCGAGGGCCGCCTCGACGACGTGGTCGGCCAGGGTTTCCAGCTGATCGCGCGCGAGCACCCTTCCCGCTATCTCGACGCGACGCAGCGCGCGTTCCTCGCGCAGCTCGGCTGTCACGTGGCCGTGCTGTCCGACGACGTGAGCACACCGGATGCCGTGATCGATCTCGACGGCGAACAACATGCATTCATGAACGCGCACGGGATCGGCGCGTATATCAGGCGCCCCGACTTCATCGTGTTCGGCTCGGTGGCCGACCTGCGCGACCTCGGCGCGCTCGTCGACGATCTGCGCGACAAGCTGCACTGGTCGGCGCTGTCCACCGAGCCGTCCGCGACCGCGGCGGCCGGCGTACACGCATCGTGAAGGAGACACACGCATGACGACCGAACTGTCACCCTTCGCGCTGTCGCTGCAACGCGCGATGCCCGTCACGCGCTTGCTCGATTGCGGGATGGACTATGCGGACGCGATGGCGCTGCATGCGCGCACGTCGGCGGGCGAACCTTGGGATGTCGCGGCCGAAGCGCTGGCCGATGCGCAGCTCGCGCGCGCCACGCAAGCGGCGGACACCGGCCACCTCGTCACGGCCGCCGACGCTCAGGCGATGGCGATCGCAAATCTGCTGTTCGCGCAGATGGCGTTCAACCACGACGTACCGCGCAAGCGTGCGCTGTATGCGCGGCTCGTCGAAGCGTCGCACGATCTCGCACGCTGGTCCGACAAACGGATCGAACGCGTCGAAGTGCCGTTCGGCGACGCGCGCCTGATCGGCTGGCTCGTCAAGCCGGCGGCTGAGCGTGTACGCGGCACCGTGATCGTGTTTGGCGGCCAGAGCGGCTGGGGCTTCGCGTATTGGCCGATCGCGCGCGCGCTCGCGGCGCGCGGCCTCGCCACGCTGCTCGCCGAAGGGCCGGGCCAGGGCGAGACGCGTCTCGAACAGCGGATCTTCGTCGACGTCGACATGAGCGCCGCGTACCGGCGCTTCGTCGATCATGTCGCCGACCGCTCGCCCGGGCCGATCGGTATCTGGGGGAATAGCATCGGCGGGTTGTGGGCGGCTTCGACCGCCGCGGCCGACCGGCGCATCGCGGCCTGCTGCGTGAACGGCGCGCTGTCGGCCCCGACGCTGCTGCCGTTCCGCACGTTCGTCGAACAGGCTGCAGCGATGCTCGGCAACGACGATCCGGATGCAGTCACCGCGAACTTCGTTCGGATGAGCTTTTCATCCGAGCGCGACCGCATCGCGTGTCCGTTGCTGGTGCTGCACGGCGGCGAGGACCCGCTGATCCGGCTCGACGATCAGCAGCCGTTTCTCGATGCGGCAACGTCCGGCGACGCGACGCTAAAAGTGTGGCCGGATGGCGAGCACACGATCTACAACCACGCGTCGGAGCGAACCGCGTTCGTCTGCGACTGGTTCGTCGAGCGGCTGGCGCGCGCGGATGGCGTGTGACGATGCGGGCGCCGCACGTGTATTGATCGCCCTGCGGCAGGCAGTGCGTTCACGCATCCGTCCGTGACGACCAGCCGCACGAAACACCGGCCGGACTGCAATTACCGCACGACAGACAACGGCCCCGCGTTCAGCCGTTGACCTTGAACGCCGGAAGCTGCTGCCCGAGCCGTGCGCCCATCTCCGCGCCGAGCGCCTGCAGCGCATTGAACGGACGGATCATCACTTCGAATTCGACGATCCGCCCGTCGTCGTCGAAGCGGATCATGTCGATCCCCTTCAACGCCTTGTCGCCGACGCTCGCGCTGAACTCCAGCACCACGTTCTTGCCGTCGTCGGCGACGAACTGGCGGTGATAGGTGAAGTCCTCGAGAATCGTGATCACCGTGCGCAGCGCCATCAACAGCGCGGGCGCCGGTCCGTACGGCTTGAACGCCATCGGCGAGCGGAATACCGCATCCGGATGGACGATCGCGTCCAGCGCGCCGAGGTCCTTGCGTTCAATCAGCGCATGCCATGTGTCGAGCGATTTCGCGACAGCGGGATGAACATGCATCGGTAAATTCGTCATCGCAGACTCCTGTTTCGTCGGATGTGAAAGGAACGAAGCAACATCAAAGCGTGGCGGCCAGCGTCGTGCCCTGATGAATCGCGCGCTTCGCATCGAGTTCCGACGCTTCGTACGCACCGCCGATCAGGTGAACCTTGCAGCCCGCGGCCTGCAATTGCACGGCCAGTTCGCGCAACGGCTCCTGCCCGGCGCAGATCACCACGTTGTCCACCGGCAGCGTCTGTTCGACACCGTCGATCGTCACGTGGAAGCCTTCATCGTCGATGCGCCGGTAAGTGACCGCCGACGACATCCCGACGCCGCGCGCCTTCAGCCCCGTGCGGTGAATCCATCCGGTGGTCTTGCCGAGCCCGTCGCCGACCTTCGACGCCTTGCGCTGCAGCAGATGCACCTGTCGTGCTGCCGCCTCGGGCTGCGCGTCGCTCAAGCCGCCGGCGTTCGCATACGACTGGTCGACGCCCCATTCGGCGAAGAACCGGTCCGCATCGCGGCTCGTGCCTTCGCCGCGATGGATGAGGAATTCCGCGACGTCGAAGCCGATTCCGCCGGCGCCGACGATCGCGACGCTGCGGCCCACGGCCTTGTCGTCGCGCAGCACGTCGAGATAGCCGAGCGTCTTCGCATGATCGACGCCGTCGATCGGCGGCGTGCGCGGCACGATGCCCGTCGCGAGCACCACTTCGTCGAACTCGCCTTCCAACAGCATCTCGGCAGTCGCACGCGTATCGAGATGAAGCGTCACGCCGCGCAGTTCGATCTGCCGGCGGAAATAGCGCAGCGTTTCGTTGAACTCTTCCTTGCCGGGCACCTTCTTCGCGATGTTGAACTGGCCGCCGATTTCGGCAGCGGCTTCATACAGCGTCACCGCGTGCCCGCGCTCGGCCGCCGTGACTGCAAAGCCGAGGCCTGCCGGGCCGGCGCCGACCACCGCGATCCGTTTGCGCTGCTGCGCGGGACGAATCACGAGTTCGGTTTCATGGCACGCGCGCGGATTCACGAGACACGACGTGATCCTGCCGCTGAACGTGTGGTCGAGACACGCCTGATTGCAGCCGATGCAGGTGTTGATTTCGTCCGCGCGCCCTTCCCGCGCCTTGCGGACGAATTCGGCATCGGCGAGGAACGGCCGCGCCATCGACACCATGTCGCAATAGCCGTCGGCGAGCAGCTGCTCGGCGACTTCCGGCGTATTGATCCGGTTGGTCGCGACGAGCGGAATGCCGACCTTGCCCATCAGTTGCCGCGTCACCCACGCATACGCGGCCCGCGGCACCTTGGTCGCGATGGTCGGAATGCGCGCCTCGTGCCAGCCGATGCCGGTATTGAGGATCGTCGCGCCGGCCGCCTCGATCGCCTGCGCGAGCCGGATCACCTCGTCGAGCGTCGAGCCGCCTTCGACGAGATCGAGCATCGACAGCCGGTAGATGACGATGAAATTCGCGCCGACCCGCTCGCGCACGCGCCGCACGATCTCGACCGCGAAGCGGATGCGTCTCTCGTATGCGCCGCCCCACGCATCGTCTCGATGGTTCGTGCGCGCGGCGATGAACTCGTTGATCAGGTAGCCTTCGGAGCCCATGATTTCGACGCCGTCGTAGCCCGCATGCTGCGCGAGCGCCGCGCATCGCACGAAATCGGCAATCGTCTCATCGACCTCGTCGCTACTGAGCGCATGCGGCGTGAACGGGTTGATCGGCGCTTTCAGCGCGCTCGGCGCGGCAAGCGCCGGGTGATAGGCATAACGCCCGAAATGCAGGATCTGCAACGCGATCTTGCCGCCCTCCGCATGCACCGCGCGCGTCACGACACGATGACGCTCGGCCTCCGCTTCGGTCGTCAGCATCGCGCCGCCCAGCGCCGGACGGCCACGTTCGTTCGGCGCGAAGCCGCCCGTGACGATCAGGCCAGCCTCGCCTCGCGCGCGCTCCGCATAAAACGCCGCCATCCGCTCGAAGCCGTTCGGTGCTTCCTCCAGACCGACGTGCATCGACCCCATCAACACGCGGTTCCTGAGCGACGTGAAGCCAAGTTCGAGCGGGGTCGTCAAATGCGGATAGCGGGACATCGGCAGGCTCCGGTTAATGCAACAAGTTGCAGAGATACTAGCGCGCCGATTTCGTTTATGCAACATGTTGCACAAACAAGGCTACCCACTTGTCCCCTGGACCCGATATGGCAAGATGCGGTTCATTCGCGCCCTTTTCCGATCCGACATGTCCTTGCCTCACGCGCTCCTCACCGCTCTCGCCGAACGCCCCGGCTCCGGCTCCGAACTCGCCGACCGTTTCGATCGCTCGATCGGCTATTTCTGGCAGGCGACGCATCAGCAGATCTATCGCGAGCTCGGGCGTCTCGAAGAAACGGGCTGGATCGAATCGCTGCCCGCCGAATCGGGGCGCGGCCGCAAGCGCGCGTACCGGATCCTGCCGGCCGGCAAGAAGGAGCTGCGGCGCTGGATCGCCGAACAGGAAGATCCGACGCCGCTGCGCGAAGCATTGATGGTCCGCCTGCGTGCGGAAGCGGTGCTGGGTCCTGCCGGCCTCGAGGATGAAATCAGGCGGCGCATCGCGCTCCATCAGGAGAAACTCGACCTGTATCTGCAGATCGAGGCGCGCGATTTTTCGGAAGAATGCGATTCGCGCGCGAAGCGCCTGCAGCACCTGGTGCTGCAGGCCGGCATCGCGAACGAACGGTTCTGGGTCGAGTTTTCGCAGGATGCGCTCGACACCCTGCGCTTGCCGAAGGACTGATCGGCGTTCGGCTCACGCTGCCGGCGCGATACGCAACGCGGCGCGCCCGATCCGCGCATCGAGGCTGAACGCACCCGCGCCGAAGTACGCGATCTGCAGCAGGCCGCCGGCCATCATCACGTTCTTCAGGAAGTGGATCATCTGGTTCTGGTCGGCGAAGTTGTGATGGAAGAACACCGCGGTCACCAGGCTGAACAGCGCCATCGCCAGCGCCACGGGACGGGCCCGATAACCCGACATCAGCAGCAGGCCGCCACCCGCTTCGACCAGCACCGCGACCACGAATGCGAGCGACGGCGCCGGCAAGCCGACCGATGCGATGTAGCCGACGGTTGTCGCGTGCGCGGCCAGCTTGCTCAACCCGCTCATCAGAAACGGCGCGCCGATCAGAATGCGGCCGAGAAGCGGAAGATACTTGTAACGATCCATGATGAACTCCTGAAATGAAATGATTCGATGGACTGGGAAATAAAGGCACTCAGCCGGCGTCCACCATCACCAGCTCAGAATCTTCGAGCGCGGTGATGGTCACCGCACCCTCGTTCGTGATCGCGACGCCGTCGAGCGGCCCCACGCGTTCTCCGTTCACTTCGATGCGCCCCGAAGCCGCGACGAGATACGCGCGGCGCGATGCGCCCAATACGTGCCGGACCTGCTCGCCCGTCTTCAGCGTCGCGCCGAGCACCCGCGCATCGGCACGGATCGGCAGCGCGCCGTCGTCGCCGGCGAAACCGCTCGCCAGCACGACGAACCGTCCGGACCGGTCGCCTTTCGGAAACTGCTTCGTATCCCACGCGGGCGCCCCGCCGCCGGCGCGCGGCACCAGCCAGATCTGATAGACCTTCAGCGGCACGTCGCCCCGGTTGAACTCGGCATGACGGATGCCCGTTCCCGCGCTCATGACCTGGACGTCGCCCGCGCCGATCGTTCCTTCGGAACCCAAAGTGTCGCGATGGCCGAGCACGCCCTGCCGCACGTACGTGATGATTTCCACGTCGCGGTGCCCGTGCATCGGGAACCCGCTGCCGACAGCGATCTCGTCGTCGTTCCAGACGATCAGCGGGCCCAGCGGCGCATGCTCGGGCGTGCCGTCCGGCGTGACCGCGAAGTGATATTTCGCGCGCAGCCAGCCGTGATTCGCCGCATCCAGTGATTCCCAACGCCGATGAGTGAGCATGTCCGCATCCTTTTTCCTGCTGCCCTGACGACGGGCGGTTACCTGGCGGCGCCGCACCGGAATCTGCGAAGCGCCGAACCTTGGATGAATGCTAATTTCGCAAAGATCGCTCGCATATCTCCTGAATCGCAACGTATCATTGCCGCCAGTAGAACGATCTCGTCGAACGGAGCCGTCGCCATGTACCCCATCACCGACCTGAACGATTTGCGGCTCTTCGCGGAAGTGGTCGAACACGGCAGCTTCACGGCCGCCGCGCGCAGCCTCGGCGCGCAGACTTCGAAGCTCAGCCGGCGCATTCGCGCGCTCGAGGAGGAGCTCGGCGTGCGCCTGCTCAATCGCACGAGCCGGAGCCTGTCGCTGACGGAAACCGGGCGGCAGTTCCATCAGCATTGCGTCGCGCTGGTCGCGGAATCGAGGGCCGCGAAGGACATCGTGGATCGAACGCGCACGCAGCCGCAGGGCACCGTGCGCATCAGCTGCCCGGTCGGGTTGCTGGGCTCGGGCGTCGCCGCAATCGTCGCGCGCTACATCGAGAACAATCCGCAGGTTCAGGTGCTGCTCGATGCGACCAACCGGCGCGTGGACGTGGTCGAGGAAGGCCTGGATTTCGCGATCCGGGTCCGCGTTCCGCCGCTGGAGAACACCGATCTCGCGGTTCGGCAGTTGGGGGTATCGGTGCGGATTCTCGTCGCCAGCCCGGCGCTGGCCGCACGTTATCCGGCGCCTGAGTCGATCGACAGCCTGAAGGACTGGCCGACGGTGTCAATGGCCGGCGGCGGCGACCGGTTCGTGTGGAACCTGACGGACGCCGACGGGCGCGCGACGTCGTTCGCCCATCGGCCGCGCCTGGCCACCGACGATCTGGCGAGCCTGCGGATCGCGGCGATCGGCGGCATCGGCGTGGCCGAATTGCCGCGCGAACTGGTGAGCGCCGATCTTCAGGCCGGGCAGCTGATTCGCCTGCTGCCCGCGTTGTCGACGCCGCCGGGGCTCGTCCACGCGATCTTCCCGACGCGTCGCGGCATGGTGCCGGCGGTGCGCCATCTGCTCGATGCGCTCGTCGCGGGTTTCGAGGAATTGAACCGGATCGCGTGACGGTTGCCGGCACGACGCGCGCAGTGCGCGGCCTGCACCGGCCGCCGCGCGTCAGGTCCGGATCATGCGTCCGGCAGGATCACCACCTTGCCCTTCACCTGCCGGTTCGCCATCCGCGCAATCGCGTCGGCCGCGCCGGCGAGCGGCACGTGCTCGGTGATCGCGGGCCGCACCTTGCCGGCTGCGAACCATTCGGCGAGCTGCTGCATGTTTGCCCTATGCTGCGCGGGGTCGCGGCGCACCGCATCGCCCCAGAACACGCCGAGAATGTCGCGCTCCTTGAGCAGCGCGAGGTTCAGCGCGATCTTCGGGATCTCGCCCGCGGCGAAACCGACCACGAGGAACCGGCCGCGCCACGCGGTCGCGCGCAGCGCCGCCTCGGTGTAGGCGCCGCCCACCGGATCGTAGACGACGTCGGCGCCGCGCCCGCCGGTCAGCTCGTCCACGCGGCGGCGCAGGTCTTCGGCCGCATAGTCGATCGTCTCGTCGGCGCCGGCGTCGCGGCACAGCGCGAGTTTGTCCGCACTCGACGCCGCCGCGATCACACGCGCGCCGAGCGCCTTCGCGATCTCGATCGCGGCAAGCCCGACACCGCCCGCCGCACCCAGCACGAGCAGCGTCTCGCCCGATTGCAGACGCGCGCGCTGCTGCAATGCGTGCAGCGACGTGCCGTAAGCGAGCACGAGCGCCGCGCCCTGCTCGAACGTCATGCCGGGCGGCAGCGCGGCGATCTGGTGTGCATCGGCCACGCACTGTTGCGCGAACCCGCCGTGGCCGGTGAACGCGACCACGGAATCGCCGGGCCGCCACGCGGTCACGCCTTCGCCGACCGCATCGATCACGCCGGCGAACTCCGCGCCCGGCGAGAACGGCAGCGCCGGCTTCACCTGATACAGGCCCTGGACGATCAGCGCGTCGGGGAAATTGAGCGACGCGGCCTTCACCTGGACCCGGACCTGGCCCGCGGCCGGCTCGGGAATCGCGACGTCCTCGATGCGCAAGCTGTCGATCGGGCCGAATGCGGTACACAACAGGGCTTTCATGCGGTTCTCTCTCCTTGCACGGCGCGGCCGCGCATCGATGCAGCCTGCGGGGTGCGCCCGCAAGGCAGGTTCACGACGAAGAAGCGGCGGCCGCCAGTAGAGGCACCCGCCCTATCGTCAGCATTCCGGAATGGACTCGCGGCAACGTTCAGAACCACGCGTCGCGCATGTCGAGCGTCGTCGTGTCGACGCTCGACAGCAGATCGAGCTGCGCGTCCACCTTCGGCAATTCCCAGTTGAAAAAGAAACGGGCCGCCGCACGCTTGCCGTCGTGGAAATCGTCACTGTGCCCATGCGCGGCAAGCGTCACGTCGAGCCACAGCCAAGCAACGACGAGATGGCCGAACGCTTCCAGATACACGCTCGCATTCGCGAGCCGCTGCTGCGGATCGCCGAGCGCGCCCAACTGTTGCGTGACGTCGCGCAGCCGCGCCCAGCGCCGGGCAAGCGCATCGGCCTGCTCGTGCAGGCCGGCATCCAGCGCCCGCGCGCGTTCGACGGTCGCGCCGATCCGTGCGTCGAGCGCGCGCAGCGACGCGCCGTCGTCCTGCACGACCTTGCGGCCCAGCAGGTCGAGCGCCTGGATGCCGTGCGTGCCTTCGTGAATCGGATTCAGGCGATTGTCGCGATAGAGCCGCTCGACCGCGTAATCGCGCGTGTAGCCGTAGCCGCCGTGCACCTGGATCGCGAGATCGTTCGCCGCGAGACACCACTGCGACGGCCAGCTTTTCGCGATCGGCGTCAGGATGTCGAGCAGGCGCGCGGCGTTGGCGCGTACGTCGGCGTCCGCATGCGCGCGCCCTTCGTCGACCAGCTTCGCGCAGTACAGGATCAGCGCGAGGCCGCCTTCGACATACGCTTTCTGCGCGAGCAGCATCCGCCGCACGTCCGGATGCGCGACGATCGGCGCCTGCGGCGCGGCCGCATCCTTGCCGGCCGGCCCGAGCGGACGCCCCTGCGGCCGGTTGCGCGCGTAGTCGAGCGCATGCAGATAACCCGTGTAGCCGAGCGCCACCGCGCCCGCCCCAACCCCGATACGCGCCTCGTTCATCATGTGGAACATGTACGCCAGGCCGTGGTTCGGCTGGCCGACCAGATAGCCGATCGCGCCGGCGCGCCCCTCGGGGCGGTAACGCGTGCCTTCGCCGAAATTCAGCAGGCAGTTCGTCGTGCCGCGATAGCCCATCTTGTGGTTCAGCCCGGCGAGCACGACGTCGTTGTGTTCGCCGGGTGCGCCGCCATCGGTTCCCGGCAGGTACTTGGGCACGATGAACAGCGAGATGCCGCGCGTGCCGGGTAGCAGCCGGCCGTGTTCGTCGGGAATCTTCGCGAGCACGAGGTGCACGATGTTCTCCGCCAGCTCGTGCTCGCCGCCGGAGATCCACATCTTGTTGCCGGTCAGCCGGTAGCGCGGGCCGAGCGGCGAATCGCCCTCGAAATCCGCGCGCGTCACGATGTCGGACAGCGACGAACCGGCTTGCGGCTCGGACAGGCACATCGTGCCGAAGAAGCGCCCTTCCAGCTCCGGGCGCGCGAATGCGTCGATCTGCGCGGGGCTACCGTGCGCGATCAGCAGGTTCGCGTTCGCGACGCTCAGGAACGGATAAGCGGCCGTCGCGATGTTCGCGGCCTGGAAGAACAGGAACGACGCGGCTTCGACGAGTTTCGGCAAGCGCATGCCGCCGAGCGCCTCGTCGTGCCCGGCCGCGATCAGCCCGGCATCCGCGAAAGCCCGCACGGCCGGTTCGACTTCCGGGATCAGCGTCACGCGCTCGCCGTCGAAATGCGGTTCCTCGCGATCGCCGCGCGCCGCATGCGGCGCGAACAGCTCGGCCGCCATGCGCTCGCTGGTATCGAGCACGGCCTCGAACGTCTCGCGGCTGTGGTCCGCATAGTGCGGCAGCGTGGCGAGCGCTTCGGCATCGAGCCATTCGTACATCAGGAACGCGAGATCGCGTCGCGACATCAACAGGCTCATCGTGCTGCCTCCCGGGTGCCGGCCTTGTCAGCCGAATGAAGGAATCCGTGATCGAAAATGCTGGCAGGAATTTAGCACGGTCGTTCGCAAACGACAACGACGGACGCGCTAGTCGGCGTACCCGGGATTACGCCGATCGAGCCGGCGCAGCAATCCGGGCCAGACGAGCGCGCCGGCGCCCATTCCTCGCGTCACCGCGGCGATCTGCTGCTTGATGCCGTCGAGAATCGGCTGCGCGATCGGCAACAACGCCGAGCCGCCGGCCTGCGCGCGGACCTGGATCATGCACGCCGCTTCGAAGAAGTACATCGCGACGAACGCGTCGGCCGGCGTGGCGCCGACGGTCAGCAGGCCGTGATTGCGCAGCATCAGGTTCGTGTTGCCGCCCAGGTCGCGCACGAGGCGGGCTTTCTCGCCCTCGTTGAGCGCAATGCCCTCGTAGTCGTGATACCCGAGCGACGCCAGCACGCCGAGCGACTGCTGCGACAGCGGCAGCAGGCCGGCTTCCTGCGCCGATACGGCGACGCCGTTGATCGAATGCGTATGCATCACGCACAGCGCATCGTCGCGGGCCGCATGCACCGCGCTGTGAATCGTGAAGCCGGCCGGATTGATCTCGTACGGCGAATCGGACACCTTGCGCCCGTCGAGATCGACCTTGACCAGCGACGACGCCGTGATCTCGTCGAACATCATCCCGTACGGGTTGATCAGGAAATGGTGCTCCGGGCCGGGCACGCGCGCGGAAATATGGGTGAACACGAGATCGTCCCAGCCGAACAGCGCGGTGAGGCGATAGGCCGCCGCCAGGTTGACTCGCGCATCCCATTCGGCGGGGGAAACCGACTGCTTCAGGCTGACATCGGAAAAGGCCACGTCGACACTCCTCGTTCAAGGGTTCATGCACGCCGGGCCGCACGATGCGGCCCGGCGCGAACTGCTGCGTCAACCCGCCTGCGGCTTCGCGAGCTGATCGGCGACCGGCAGGCTGCGGATGCGCGTGCCCGTCGCCGCGAAGATTGCATTGGTCAGCGCCGGCGCGACGGGCGGCAGGCCCGGCTCGCCGACTCCGCCGAGCGGCGTCGTATAGTCGTCCGGTGCGACGAGATGCACGCGGATTTCACGCGGCGCCTCGTTCATTCTCAGCACCTGGAAGCCATTGAAGTTGCTCTGTTCCGGATGGCCGTCCTTGAACGTGATTTCGCCGTGCAGCGCGATGCCGAGCCCCATCACCACCGCGCCCTCCAGCTGCGAGCGCACGCGCTCCGGGTTGACCTGCGGCCCGCAGTCGATCGCGATGTCGACGCGCGGCACCGTGATCCTGCCGTCCGCGCCGACCTGCACCTCGCACACGGCTGCCGTATACGACACGAAACTGCGATGCGCCGCAATCCCGAGCCCGTGCCCCTTCGGCAGCTTGCGTCCCCAGCCGGCTTCGCGCGCAACCGTCTCGACCACGCGCCGCAAGCGCCCGGTATCGACCGGATACAGCGCCGGATCTTCGCCGTAATTCACGTTCTTCACCGTGATATGCGGCTCGAAACGCCGAGCGGGCCCGATCAGGTCGAGCAGGAAATCCTTCGGGTCGCGGCCGGCCGCGTGCGCCAGCTCCGACACGAAGCTCTGGATGCCGAACGCGTGCGGGATGTTGTAGACCGAGCGGAACCAGCCGATCCGCGTGTGCGCTTCCGCGGCCGGATTCTCGATCCGCACGTTCGGGATCGCGAACGGCAGATCCGCGATTCCTTGCGCGAGCTCGCCCGGCTGCTCGTGCACGATGCCCGCCTTGAACGTCGACTGGATCGACGGCGCGACCGTGCGATGCTGCCACGCGATGACTTTGCCCGACGCATCGATCCCGCCTTCGAACGCTTCGAGCGACACCGCGTGGAAATAGTCGTGTGCGATGTCGTCCTCGCGCGTGAACGTCAGCTTGACGGGCGCGCCGACCGCCTTCGACAGCAGCGCCGCTTCCACCACGTAGTCGGGCTTCGACTTGCGGCCGAAGCCGCCGCCGAGCAGCGTCACGTTGACCGTCACGCGCTCCGCCGGCAATCCGAGCGCCTTCGCGATCTCATCGCGCGTGGTCTGCGGCGCCTGCGTGCAGGTCCACACTTCGCAGCGGCCGTCGGCCACGCGCGCGACGGCCGCGGGCGGCTCCATCGTCGCGTGCGCGAGGTGCGGAATGTAGTACATCGCACGCACGCGCTTCGCCGCGCCGGCGAGCGCCGCGGCCGCGTCGCCGTCGTTGCGGATCACGTCGCCCGGCTGCGCGGCGGCCGCTTCGAGCGTCTTGCGATACGCGGCCGAATCGTAGTTCGCGTTCGGCCCGTGTTTCCAGTCGATCTTCAACTGCGCGCGCGCCTGGATGGCCGTCCACGTATCGCGCGCGACGACAGCCACACCGCCGAGCGGCTGGAAGCCGGACGGCAGCGGCGTCGACGCAAGCTGCACGACCTTGACGACGCCCGGCAGCTTCTCCGCCGCCGACGCGTCGAACGACGCCACCGTGTCGCCGTAGACGGGCGGGCGCGCGACGACCGCGTACAGCATGCCGTCGAGCCGCGTGTCGATCCCGTAGTGCGCGCGGCCGCCGACGATGTCGCGTCCGTCGATCAGCGCCGTTTCGCCCTTGCCGATATAGCGGAATTCCGCCGGCGCTTTCAGCGCCACGGTTGCCGGGTCCGGCACTGGCAATGCGGCCGCTTTCGCCGCGAGCTCGCCGAAGCCGAGCTTGCGCCCGCTCTTCGTATCGACGACCTCGTGCACCGTCGCCTTGACCTGACCCGCGTCGACGCCCCACGCCGTGGCGGCAGCCTGCTCGAGCATCGTGCGCGCGGCCGCACCCGCGCGGCGCAGCGCGGCGAAGCTCTGCCGCAGGCTGCGCGACCCGTCGGTGTTCTGGTTGCCGTAGCGCGGCTCGTCGCCGACGGCCTGTGCGACCTTCACGCGCGCCCAGTCCGCGCCCA
This genomic interval carries:
- a CDS encoding LysR substrate-binding domain-containing protein, coding for MYPITDLNDLRLFAEVVEHGSFTAAARSLGAQTSKLSRRIRALEEELGVRLLNRTSRSLSLTETGRQFHQHCVALVAESRAAKDIVDRTRTQPQGTVRISCPVGLLGSGVAAIVARYIENNPQVQVLLDATNRRVDVVEEGLDFAIRVRVPPLENTDLAVRQLGVSVRILVASPALAARYPAPESIDSLKDWPTVSMAGGGDRFVWNLTDADGRATSFAHRPRLATDDLASLRIAAIGGIGVAELPRELVSADLQAGQLIRLLPALSTPPGLVHAIFPTRRGMVPAVRHLLDALVAGFEELNRIA
- a CDS encoding PadR family transcriptional regulator, whose protein sequence is MSLPHALLTALAERPGSGSELADRFDRSIGYFWQATHQQIYRELGRLEETGWIESLPAESGRGRKRAYRILPAGKKELRRWIAEQEDPTPLREALMVRLRAEAVLGPAGLEDEIRRRIALHQEKLDLYLQIEARDFSEECDSRAKRLQHLVLQAGIANERFWVEFSQDALDTLRLPKD
- a CDS encoding DoxX family protein, which gives rise to MDRYKYLPLLGRILIGAPFLMSGLSKLAAHATTVGYIASVGLPAPSLAFVVAVLVEAGGGLLLMSGYRARPVALAMALFSLVTAVFFHHNFADQNQMIHFLKNVMMAGGLLQIAYFGAGAFSLDARIGRAALRIAPAA
- a CDS encoding pirin family protein, whose translation is MLTHRRWESLDAANHGWLRAKYHFAVTPDGTPEHAPLGPLIVWNDDEIAVGSGFPMHGHRDVEIITYVRQGVLGHRDTLGSEGTIGAGDVQVMSAGTGIRHAEFNRGDVPLKVYQIWLVPRAGGGAPAWDTKQFPKGDRSGRFVVLASGFAGDDGALPIRADARVLGATLKTGEQVRHVLGASRRAYLVAASGRIEVNGERVGPLDGVAITNEGAVTITALEDSELVMVDAG
- a CDS encoding alpha/beta hydrolase — its product is MTTELSPFALSLQRAMPVTRLLDCGMDYADAMALHARTSAGEPWDVAAEALADAQLARATQAADTGHLVTAADAQAMAIANLLFAQMAFNHDVPRKRALYARLVEASHDLARWSDKRIERVEVPFGDARLIGWLVKPAAERVRGTVIVFGGQSGWGFAYWPIARALAARGLATLLAEGPGQGETRLEQRIFVDVDMSAAYRRFVDHVADRSPGPIGIWGNSIGGLWAASTAAADRRIAACCVNGALSAPTLLPFRTFVEQAAAMLGNDDPDAVTANFVRMSFSSERDRIACPLLVLHGGEDPLIRLDDQQPFLDAATSGDATLKVWPDGEHTIYNHASERTAFVCDWFVERLARADGV
- a CDS encoding NADPH-dependent 2,4-dienoyl-CoA reductase; its protein translation is MSRYPHLTTPLELGFTSLRNRVLMGSMHVGLEEAPNGFERMAAFYAERARGEAGLIVTGGFAPNERGRPALGGAMLTTEAEAERHRVVTRAVHAEGGKIALQILHFGRYAYHPALAAPSALKAPINPFTPHALSSDEVDETIADFVRCAALAQHAGYDGVEIMGSEGYLINEFIAARTNHRDDAWGGAYERRIRFAVEIVRRVRERVGANFIVIYRLSMLDLVEGGSTLDEVIRLAQAIEAAGATILNTGIGWHEARIPTIATKVPRAAYAWVTRQLMGKVGIPLVATNRINTPEVAEQLLADGYCDMVSMARPFLADAEFVRKAREGRADEINTCIGCNQACLDHTFSGRITSCLVNPRACHETELVIRPAQQRKRIAVVGAGPAGLGFAVTAAERGHAVTLYEAAAEIGGQFNIAKKVPGKEEFNETLRYFRRQIELRGVTLHLDTRATAEMLLEGEFDEVVLATGIVPRTPPIDGVDHAKTLGYLDVLRDDKAVGRSVAIVGAGGIGFDVAEFLIHRGEGTSRDADRFFAEWGVDQSYANAGGLSDAQPEAAARQVHLLQRKASKVGDGLGKTTGWIHRTGLKARGVGMSSAVTYRRIDDEGFHVTIDGVEQTLPVDNVVICAGQEPLRELAVQLQAAGCKVHLIGGAYEASELDAKRAIHQGTTLAATL
- a CDS encoding nuclear transport factor 2 family protein, with amino-acid sequence MTNLPMHVHPAVAKSLDTWHALIERKDLGALDAIVHPDAVFRSPMAFKPYGPAPALLMALRTVITILEDFTYHRQFVADDGKNVVLEFSASVGDKALKGIDMIRFDDDGRIVEFEVMIRPFNALQALGAEMGARLGQQLPAFKVNG